A window from Acidimicrobiales bacterium encodes these proteins:
- a CDS encoding DUF2784 domain-containing protein: MLHRLLADAVMGIHFGYLVYLVVGGFLAWRWPRAIYPHVVAVGWAVGIVFVGFPCPLTGIERRLRSEAGGFGFIDRYLEGVVYPEEFTTVLRVAVAVLVAVAYRGWFRRRTPRLGPV, encoded by the coding sequence ATGCTGCACCGACTGCTCGCAGACGCCGTGATGGGCATCCACTTCGGCTACCTCGTCTACCTGGTGGTCGGCGGCTTCCTGGCCTGGCGTTGGCCACGAGCCATCTACCCGCACGTGGTCGCCGTCGGCTGGGCTGTGGGAATCGTCTTCGTCGGCTTCCCGTGTCCGCTCACCGGCATCGAGCGTCGGTTGCGGAGCGAGGCAGGAGGGTTCGGGTTCATCGACCGCTACCTGGAGGGCGTCGTCTACCCGGAGGAATTCACGACAGTCCTGCGCGTGGCGGTGGCGGTCCTGGTCGCCGTCGCCTACCGGGGGTGGTTCCGCCGCAGGACACCCCGCCTCGGGCCGGTCTGA
- a CDS encoding protein-L-isoaspartate(D-aspartate) O-methyltransferase — MPLQPEASGSIHGSPLSRAHLAQQRDDGVVGQDLGTDRYADARRRMVEVDLVGRDIVDPRVLAAMQRVPRHLFVNDAQVGQAYEDRALPIGRGQTISQPYIVAFTAQALAVAPGDRILEVGTGSGYAAAVLAEMGAAVVTVERDPDLASTARGRLDSLGYGQVEVVRGDGSTGRPERAPFDGITVAAAAPSVPEPLVTQLRIGGRLVVPVGDRRSGQNLFRVVRTGEGNEVEDLLPVTFVPLVGRAGWSDPQTGPRRGVLRRNHPR, encoded by the coding sequence TTGCCGCTCCAGCCCGAGGCCAGCGGCAGCATCCATGGCAGCCCGCTCAGTCGGGCACACCTGGCGCAGCAGCGCGACGATGGTGTGGTGGGCCAGGATCTCGGAACGGACCGATACGCCGACGCCCGGCGGCGCATGGTGGAGGTGGACCTGGTCGGACGTGACATCGTCGACCCCCGGGTACTCGCCGCCATGCAGCGGGTCCCACGGCACCTGTTCGTGAACGACGCCCAGGTCGGACAGGCGTACGAGGATCGGGCACTTCCCATCGGTCGAGGCCAGACGATCTCCCAGCCCTACATCGTCGCCTTCACCGCACAGGCGCTCGCCGTGGCCCCCGGGGACCGGATCCTCGAGGTGGGCACGGGTTCGGGCTATGCCGCGGCGGTGCTGGCCGAGATGGGTGCTGCCGTCGTCACCGTGGAGCGTGACCCGGACCTGGCCTCCACGGCCCGGGGTCGCCTGGACTCCCTGGGGTACGGACAGGTCGAGGTGGTCCGGGGCGACGGGAGCACGGGCCGTCCGGAAAGGGCTCCCTTCGACGGGATCACCGTCGCGGCGGCTGCGCCGTCCGTCCCGGAGCCGCTGGTCACCCAGTTGCGGATCGGCGGCCGGCTGGTGGTCCCGGTCGGCGACCGTCGATCAGGCCAGAACCTGTTCCGGGTCGTCCGCACCGGAGAAGGCAACGAGGTCGAAGACCTGCTCCCGGTGACATTCGTCCCGCTCGTCGGCCGGGCCGGCTGGTCCGATCCTCAGACCGGCCCGAGGCGGGGTGTCCTGCGGCGGAACCACCCCCGGTAG
- a CDS encoding ABC transporter ATP-binding protein, with amino-acid sequence MSGQDGATALLELRQVNTHYGAVHILKDVDLAIYPGELVCLLGGNASGKSTTLKTLLGMVTPTSGEVVLDGEVVNDKPTRYRVINGVTMVPENRRLFKRLSVRENLELGAYLRNDKDGITEDLEKIYDLFPRVKERLTQKAGTLSGGEQQMVAIGRALMSRPRVLLMDEPSMGLAPALVQQNFELIRQIHADGMSVFMVEQNANMALSIADRGWVLQTGRVVLDDTAEALLANPELRASYLGEG; translated from the coding sequence ATGAGCGGACAGGACGGCGCCACGGCCCTGCTGGAACTCCGACAGGTCAACACCCACTACGGGGCGGTGCACATCCTCAAGGACGTTGACCTGGCCATCTACCCGGGCGAGCTGGTCTGCCTGCTGGGCGGCAACGCCAGTGGAAAGTCCACGACGCTCAAGACCCTGCTGGGCATGGTCACGCCGACGTCCGGCGAGGTGGTTCTGGACGGGGAGGTGGTCAACGACAAGCCCACCAGATACCGCGTGATCAACGGCGTCACGATGGTCCCGGAGAACCGGCGCCTGTTCAAGCGGCTGAGCGTCAGGGAGAACCTCGAGTTGGGCGCGTACCTGCGCAACGACAAGGACGGCATCACCGAGGACCTGGAGAAGATCTACGACCTGTTCCCCCGTGTCAAGGAGCGCCTCACCCAGAAGGCCGGCACCCTTTCGGGTGGTGAGCAGCAGATGGTGGCCATCGGTCGGGCGCTCATGTCGCGACCCAGGGTCCTGCTCATGGACGAGCCGTCCATGGGCCTCGCCCCGGCCCTGGTGCAGCAGAACTTCGAGCTGATCCGACAGATCCACGCCGACGGCATGTCCGTCTTCATGGTGGAGCAGAACGCCAACATGGCGCTTTCGATCGCCGACAGGGGCTGGGTGCTCCAGACCGGCCGGGTCGTGTTGGACGACACCGCCGAGGCCCTCCTGGCCAACCCGGAGTTGCGGGCCTCCTACCTCGGCGAGGGCTGA